The Methanosphaera sp. BMS genome contains a region encoding:
- a CDS encoding ribonuclease VapC, with protein sequence MKVYNLDASALINGFYMKDCLNIMVSSAVGEIKDINAEILLNNCINEGILKIESVDDEQYSKLDEVLLDSGDNMRLSQTDRDVVALSLKYKSLGHDVITVSDDYSMQNVLKLLNLEFRGVYTQGIKETISWQKICKGCRKKYPGDTKLTECDICGSPIIRKRVNSHRNY encoded by the coding sequence ATGAAGGTATATAACTTAGACGCATCCGCATTAATAAACGGTTTTTATATGAAGGACTGCTTGAATATCATGGTCTCATCAGCCGTCGGTGAAATAAAGGACATCAATGCCGAAATATTATTAAATAATTGTATCAATGAGGGAATACTTAAGATAGAATCTGTTGATGATGAACAGTACTCTAAACTGGATGAAGTGCTGTTGGATTCCGGTGACAATATGAGACTGTCCCAGACAGACAGGGATGTTGTTGCATTAAGCCTTAAATACAAGTCCCTTGGCCATGATGTTATCACAGTCAGTGACGACTATTCCATGCAGAACGTTTTGAAATTGCTGAACCTTGAATTTAGGGGTGTATATACACAGGGAATAAAGGAAACCATCTCCTGGCAGAAAATATGCAAAGGTTGTCGTAAGAAGTACCCCGGAGATACGAAGCTAACCGAGTGTGACATCTGCGGTTCACCGATTATCAGAAAACGGGTTAATTCCCACAGAAACTATTAG
- a CDS encoding DUF2117 domain-containing protein gives MDIGVIVHGPGIIDSGCALRIIDILSTMGNVSCRLGGTMGRTAVIDASLEDVIDISRKLLPSQSIRLMAEDNDVLFLLNYGKNQVTGHTFGYKVYTNSNCNARLIQIERPAEEDGVIIAWSDEIDDEFLLEVSNRLRLPIISSDMAKRIACDESNIDDDNSVIKRKVAGVAPGENVMMNGVIIGRVTDESLVITAKNNRIINMDGGVIKEHGLEKLGKVDLKKAIIKTGLLRKSDNVTPRIIKHEQSLKQTAVYLDHAAEDIYKYNKNSVIVSVGDDTTLLSSDILYRFEVPVIGITDGDLDKVVEKSFKMDDSLIIQLESGWDDIIGRKIFDEIFDENQIITIDSIDSLKDEIISLINQTDVEYHIVENQLS, from the coding sequence TTGGATATTGGAGTGATTGTACACGGTCCAGGTATTATTGACTCTGGATGTGCACTAAGAATAATTGACATATTGTCTACGATGGGCAACGTATCCTGCAGATTGGGCGGTACCATGGGTAGAACCGCGGTAATTGATGCATCCCTGGAGGATGTCATAGACATCTCACGAAAACTGCTTCCCAGCCAATCCATTCGCTTAATGGCAGAGGACAATGACGTACTGTTTTTATTAAACTATGGGAAAAATCAGGTAACCGGCCACACATTCGGCTATAAGGTTTATACCAATTCAAACTGTAATGCAAGGCTAATTCAAATCGAAAGACCCGCCGAAGAGGACGGGGTTATAATAGCCTGGTCGGATGAGATTGATGATGAATTTTTACTTGAAGTTTCTAATAGATTAAGATTGCCAATTATATCATCGGATATGGCAAAAAGGATTGCCTGTGACGAATCAAACATCGACGATGACAACTCCGTAATAAAACGCAAGGTGGCAGGCGTGGCACCCGGAGAGAACGTCATGATGAATGGCGTCATAATAGGAAGAGTAACAGATGAATCTCTTGTCATAACGGCCAAAAATAATCGGATAATAAACATGGACGGGGGAGTAATCAAAGAACATGGCCTTGAAAAGCTGGGAAAAGTGGACCTTAAAAAGGCAATAATAAAAACGGGACTTTTAAGAAAGTCAGATAACGTCACTCCCCGAATCATCAAACATGAACAATCCCTTAAACAGACGGCGGTATATCTTGATCATGCAGCGGAGGACATTTACAAATACAATAAAAACAGTGTAATCGTAAGTGTGGGTGATGACACGACACTTCTTTCATCAGATATACTATACAGGTTTGAAGTACCAGTAATCGGCATAACCGACGGTGATTTGGATAAGGTGGTTGAAAAATCATTTAAGATGGACGACTCATTAATCATACAGTTGGAGTCCGGCTGGGATGATATAATCGGCAGAAAGATATTTGATGAAATCTTTGACGAAAATCAAATAATCACCATAGACTCGATTGATTCATTGAAGGATGAAATAATATCGCTTATCAATCAAACGGATGTCGAATATCACATAGTTGAAAATCAATTATCATAA
- a CDS encoding methanogenesis marker 2 protein, which produces MDFDAIVESIKTFKGVTRKHSIADVRESLKDVYNISGDVYLAFGDDAAAIDIGNKQLMLLATDGIWGALMDIDPWWSGYCSVLVNVNDIAAMGGLPMGMTNVLSSSDDEVTKQIMDGIKEGVKKFGVPMVGGHTHPDTPYNALDVAISGIVDKDAVIASCGAKDDDDVIVAIDLDGQVYPGTEINWDTTSDKSPEYVQQQILIMNTLGKRHLVNAAKDISNPGIVGTLGMLLEASSMGADIDMELIPKPDDMDWIKWFMMYPGSAFVITCDSRNTDEVLDLLNSVNITASCIGKVNDSRKLTMKYKDEKRCVFDFNSEIIMGFSEDK; this is translated from the coding sequence TTGGATTTTGATGCAATAGTCGAGTCAATCAAGACATTCAAGGGCGTTACCAGAAAGCATTCCATAGCTGATGTTCGTGAAAGCTTGAAAGATGTCTATAACATATCGGGTGATGTTTATCTGGCATTCGGTGATGATGCGGCTGCCATAGATATTGGAAATAAACAGCTGATGCTTTTGGCAACTGACGGTATATGGGGGGCCCTGATGGATATTGACCCATGGTGGTCCGGTTACTGCTCGGTACTTGTTAACGTAAATGATATTGCAGCCATGGGGGGACTTCCTATGGGTATGACCAACGTATTGTCCAGCAGTGATGACGAAGTCACAAAGCAAATCATGGATGGAATCAAGGAGGGAGTTAAAAAATTTGGAGTGCCTATGGTGGGCGGTCACACTCATCCGGATACCCCATATAATGCATTGGATGTAGCCATCAGCGGTATTGTGGATAAGGATGCGGTAATTGCCAGTTGCGGTGCAAAGGATGATGACGATGTTATAGTGGCAATTGATTTGGATGGACAGGTATATCCGGGTACCGAGATTAACTGGGATACGACAAGTGACAAGTCCCCGGAGTATGTCCAGCAACAGATACTGATAATGAATACGCTTGGAAAAAGACATCTGGTCAATGCCGCTAAGGATATCAGTAATCCCGGCATAGTAGGTACACTGGGAATGCTTCTTGAGGCATCTAGTATGGGTGCTGATATCGACATGGAATTAATTCCAAAGCCGGATGATATGGATTGGATTAAATGGTTTATGATGTATCCCGGTTCTGCATTTGTCATTACCTGTGATAGCCGAAACACTGATGAGGTTTTGGATTTATTAAACAGCGTTAATATAACGGCTAGTTGTATTGGAAAGGTAAATGATAGCCGTAAGTTAACAATGAAATACAAGGACGAAAAAAGATGCGTCTTTGATTTTAACAGTGAAATTATAATGGGTTTTTCTGAGGATAAATAA